A genomic window from Prunus persica cultivar Lovell chromosome G2, Prunus_persica_NCBIv2, whole genome shotgun sequence includes:
- the LOC109947107 gene encoding uncharacterized protein LOC109947107: MAATSRPPVSSAPPFQQSNGAHGQSSYVPGGYKNFHRNKGKGKFNQGQRPFNPRPQFYTQTHVLPTPTPGVLGQFPTSQYPSPSVPLVPTCQLCNSEGHTAPFCGSNPPERSKCHICGKTNHTTWYCFYNDNGPNFIGAGSYSQVPQMSSSSLGYSSAQSHHSQQSPMQAMHTVMQPSLPSSSQSLPQVWLTDSGATNHMTADLSTLSLATPYPTNETVQTANGEGQSHREDSLQRAVQ; this comes from the exons ATGGCTGCAACTTCTAGACCTCCTGTCTCATCTGCGCCACCTTTTCAGCAGTCTAATGGTGCTCATGGACAGTCCTCGTATGTTCCTGGCGgctataaaaattttcatagaaaCAAGGGAAAGGGCAAGTTTAATCAAGGTCAGCGACCGTTTAATCCAAGACCACAGTTTTATACTCAAACCCATGTGTTGCCCACACCAACTCCAGGTGTTCTTGGTCAATTTCCCACTTCTCAGTATCCATCTCCATCAGTTCCACTTGTTCCTACTTGTCAATTATGCAACAGTGAAGGTCACACTGCTCCATTCTGTGGATCTAATCCTCCTGAGAGGTCTAAGTGTCATATTTGTGGTAAAACAAATCACACCACATGGTACTGCTTTTATAATGATAACGGTCCGAACTTTATTGGTGCTGGAAGTTATTCCCAGGTTCCTCAGATGTCTTCTTCATCCCTTGGATATTCTTCAGCTCAGTCTCATCACTCTCAACAATCCCCAATGCAAGCTATGCATACTGTTATGCAACCATCTCTGCCATCCTCCTCTCAGAGTCTACCTCAAGTATGGCTTACTGATTCTGGGGCAACCAATCACATGACTGCAGACTTATCCACTTTATCTTTGGCTACACCTTATCCCACAAATGAAACAGTTCAAACTGCTAATGGTGAAG GACAAAGCCACAGGGAGGATTCTTTACAAAGGGCTGTGCAGTAA